A region from the Bos indicus x Bos taurus breed Angus x Brahman F1 hybrid chromosome 9, Bos_hybrid_MaternalHap_v2.0, whole genome shotgun sequence genome encodes:
- the TUBE1 gene encoding tubulin epsilon chain isoform X2, whose protein sequence is MTQSVVVQVGQCGNQIGCCFWDLALREHAAVNKAVLIDMEEGVVNEILQGPLRDVFDSKQLITDISGSGNNWAVGHKVFGSLYQEKILEKLRKSAEHCDCLQCFFIIHSMGGGTGSGLGTFLLKVLEDEFPEVYRFVTSIYPSGEDDVITSPYNSILAMKELNEHADCVLPIDNQSLFDIISKIDLMVNSGKLGAAIKPKSLVTSSTGVFKNRQEKPFDAMNNIVANLLLNLTSSARFEGSLNMDLNEISMNLVPFPQLHYLVSSLTPLYTLADVNIPPRRLDQMFSDAFSRDHQLIRADPRHSLYLACALMVRGNVQISDLRRNIERLKPSLQFVSWNQEGWKTSLCSVPPVGHSHSLLALANNTCVKPTFIELRERFLRLYKKKAHLHHYLQIEGMEESCFTEAVSSLSALIQEYNQLDATKSMPVEDLPRLNVAM, encoded by the exons gCTGTTTTGATTGACATGGAGGAAGGGGTAGTAAATGAAATTCTTCAGGGACCATTGAGAGATGTATTTGATAGTAAGCAGCTCATCACTGATATTTCTGGCTCGGGGAATAATTG GGCTGTGGGTCACAAAGTCTTTGGCAGTCTTTATCAGGAAAAGATTTTAGAGAAGCTCAGAAAGTCAGCAGAGCACTGTGATTGTTTGCAGTGTTTTTTTATAATACATTCCATGGGAGGAG GAACAGGATCTGGACTTGGCACATTTCTTTTAAAGGTGCTCGAGGATGAATTCCCAGAAGTATACAGATTCGTGACTTCAATTTATCCTTCTGGTGAGGATGATGTCATAACCTCACCTTACAATAGCATCTTGGCAATGAAGGAACTTAATGAGCATGCAGACTGTGTTTTGCCCATTGACAACCAA tCTTTATTTGACATCATTAGCAAAATTGACCTCATGGTGAATTCTGGAAAGTTGGGTGCAGCTATAAAGCCAAAGAGTCTGGTTACTTCAAGTactggagtttttaaaaatcgGCAGGAGAAACCTTTCGATGCAATGAACAACATTGTGGCAAATTTGCTGCTCAATTTAACAAG cTCTGCCAGGTTTGAAGGATCCCTTAATATGGACCTGAATGAAATCAGCATGAATTTAGTTCCTTTTCCTCAACTGCATTATCTTGTTTCAAGCCTAACACCTCTGTATACACTGGCAGATGTTAACATTCCTCCTCGAAG GCTGGATCAGATGTTTTCAGATGCCTTTAGTAGAGATCACCAGCTAATTCGAGCTGACCCCAGACATAGTCTCTACCTCGCCTGTGCCCTCATGGTTAGAGGAAATGTACAAATTTCTGATCTTCGCAGAAACATCGAAAG ATTAAAACCTTCTCTACAGTTTGTCTCCTGGAATCAAGAAGGCTGGAAGACCAGCTTGTGTTCAGTACCTCCCGTGGGCCATTCCCATTCATTATTAGCATTAGCAAACAACACGTGCGTGAAGCCTACCTTCATAGAACTGAGAGAGAGATTCTTAAGGCTCTACAAGAAGAAG GCTCATCTTCATCACTATCTACAAATTGAAGGGATGGAGGAAAGCTGTTTCACAGAAGCCGTGTCATCTTTATCAGCACTTATACAGGAATATAACCAACTGGATGCCACAAAAAGCATGCCTGTGGAAGATTTACCTAGACTAAACGTAGCTATGTGA
- the TUBE1 gene encoding tubulin epsilon chain isoform X4, translating to MEEGVVNEILQGPLRDVFDSKQLITDISGSGNNWAVGHKVFGSLYQEKILEKLRKSAEHCDCLQCFFIIHSMGGGTGSGLGTFLLKVLEDEFPEVYRFVTSIYPSGEDDVITSPYNSILAMKELNEHADCVLPIDNQSLFDIISKIDLMVNSGKLGAAIKPKSLVTSSTGVFKNRQEKPFDAMNNIVANLLLNLTSSARFEGSLNMDLNEISMNLVPFPQLHYLVSSLTPLYTLADVNIPPRRLDQMFSDAFSRDHQLIRADPRHSLYLACALMVRGNVQISDLRRNIERLKPSLQFVSWNQEGWKTSLCSVPPVGHSHSLLALANNTCVKPTFIELRERFLRLYKKKAHLHHYLQIEGMEESCFTEAVSSLSALIQEYNQLDATKSMPVEDLPRLNVAM from the exons ATGGAGGAAGGGGTAGTAAATGAAATTCTTCAGGGACCATTGAGAGATGTATTTGATAGTAAGCAGCTCATCACTGATATTTCTGGCTCGGGGAATAATTG GGCTGTGGGTCACAAAGTCTTTGGCAGTCTTTATCAGGAAAAGATTTTAGAGAAGCTCAGAAAGTCAGCAGAGCACTGTGATTGTTTGCAGTGTTTTTTTATAATACATTCCATGGGAGGAG GAACAGGATCTGGACTTGGCACATTTCTTTTAAAGGTGCTCGAGGATGAATTCCCAGAAGTATACAGATTCGTGACTTCAATTTATCCTTCTGGTGAGGATGATGTCATAACCTCACCTTACAATAGCATCTTGGCAATGAAGGAACTTAATGAGCATGCAGACTGTGTTTTGCCCATTGACAACCAA tCTTTATTTGACATCATTAGCAAAATTGACCTCATGGTGAATTCTGGAAAGTTGGGTGCAGCTATAAAGCCAAAGAGTCTGGTTACTTCAAGTactggagtttttaaaaatcgGCAGGAGAAACCTTTCGATGCAATGAACAACATTGTGGCAAATTTGCTGCTCAATTTAACAAG cTCTGCCAGGTTTGAAGGATCCCTTAATATGGACCTGAATGAAATCAGCATGAATTTAGTTCCTTTTCCTCAACTGCATTATCTTGTTTCAAGCCTAACACCTCTGTATACACTGGCAGATGTTAACATTCCTCCTCGAAG GCTGGATCAGATGTTTTCAGATGCCTTTAGTAGAGATCACCAGCTAATTCGAGCTGACCCCAGACATAGTCTCTACCTCGCCTGTGCCCTCATGGTTAGAGGAAATGTACAAATTTCTGATCTTCGCAGAAACATCGAAAG ATTAAAACCTTCTCTACAGTTTGTCTCCTGGAATCAAGAAGGCTGGAAGACCAGCTTGTGTTCAGTACCTCCCGTGGGCCATTCCCATTCATTATTAGCATTAGCAAACAACACGTGCGTGAAGCCTACCTTCATAGAACTGAGAGAGAGATTCTTAAGGCTCTACAAGAAGAAG GCTCATCTTCATCACTATCTACAAATTGAAGGGATGGAGGAAAGCTGTTTCACAGAAGCCGTGTCATCTTTATCAGCACTTATACAGGAATATAACCAACTGGATGCCACAAAAAGCATGCCTGTGGAAGATTTACCTAGACTAAACGTAGCTATGTGA
- the CCN6 gene encoding WNT1-inducible-signaling pathway protein 3 → MRGPLLSTLLLAALLQFCCRAQDAGLSDTAVKGSPAEGAEGHHRKQFCHWPCQCPRRKPSCPPGVSLVRDGCGCCKICARQPGDTCNEADLCDPHKGLYCDYSADRPRYETGVCAYLIAVGCEFNGVHYQNGQVFQPSPLFSCLCVSGAIGCTPLFIPKLAKRHCSGAKGGEKTDQSKCGLGSSQKQLSTSYKTMPAYRNLPLIWKRKCLVQATKWTPCSRTCGMGISNRVTNENSNCEKGKEKRLCYIRPCDSDISKTVKIPKGKTCQPTFQPVKAEKFVFSGCASTQSYRPTFCGICLDKRCCVPNKSKMITVQFDCPNEGSFKWKMLWITSCVCQRNCRDPEDIFSELKIL, encoded by the exons ATGCGGGGGCCGCTGCTCTCCACGCTTCTCCTGGCCGCGCTGTTGCAG TTCTGCTGCAGGGCCCAGGATGCTGGGCTGTCGGACACAGCAGTCAAAGGAAGTCCTGCAGAGGGGGCAGAAGGGCACCATCGAAAGCAGTTTTGTCACTGGCCCTGTCAGTGCCCTCGTCGGAAGCCCAGCTGCCCTCCTGGAGTGAGCCTGGTGAGAGATGGCTGCGGATGCTGTAAAATCTGTGCCAGGCAGCCAGGGGACACCTGCAACGAAGCTGACCTCTGTGACCCCCACAAAGGGCTGTACTGTGACTACTCAGCAGACAGGCCTAGGTACGAGACCGGAGTGTGTGCAT atCTCATCGCTGTGGGATGTGAGTTCAACGGGGTGCATTATCAGAATGGCCAGGTGTTTCAGCCCAGTCCCCTGTTCAGCTGCCTGTGTGTCAGCGGGGCCATCGGATGCACACCTCTGTTCATACCAAAGCTGGCCAAGAGGCACTGCTCTGGGGCTAAAGGTGGAGAGAAGACTGATCAGTCAAAATGTGGCCTGGGGTCGTCACAGAAACAGCTCTCAACAAGCTACAAAACAATGCCAG CATATAGGAATCTCCCActgatttggaaaagaaaatgtcttgTGCAAGCAACAAAGTGGACCCCTTGCTCCAGAACATGTGGGATGGGAATATCTAACAGGGTGACCAATGAAAACAGCAACTgtgaaaagggaaaagagaaaagactgtGTTACATTCGGCCTTGTGACAGTGATATATCAAAGACAGTAAAG ATTCCCAAAGGAAAAACGTGCCAACCTACTTTCCAACCTGTCAAAGCTGAaaaatttgtcttttctggatgcGCAAGCACTCAGAGTTACAGACCCACTTTCTGTGGCATATGCTTGGATAAGAGATGCTGTGTGCCTAATAAGTCTAAAATGATTACTGTTCAATTTGATTGCCCAAATGAAGGGTCATTTAAATGGAAGATGCTGTGGATTACATCTTGTGTGTGTCAGAGAAACTGCAGAGATCCAGAGGATATATTTTCTGAGCTCAAGATTCTATAA